From the Malus domestica chromosome 17, GDT2T_hap1 genome, one window contains:
- the LOC103454333 gene encoding subtilisin-like protease SBT1.5 yields MAFSLLHLLLSLIISVSSLSNFSASSSSPENNNQNDGGKTFIVQVQPDSKPSIFPTHHDWYSSSLSSLSSSSSSQPPTILHTYSTVFHGFSAKLSPSQADQLQSLSHVISLIPEQVRHIHTTRSPEFLGLRTTDPAGLLKESDFGSDLVIGVIDTGIWPERQSFHDRELGPIPTKWKGSCVAGKDFAANLCNRKLIGARFFSAGFESTNGKMNETTEYRSPRDSDGHGTHTASIAAGRYVFPASTLGYAKGVAAGMAPKARLAAYKVCWSAGCYDSDILAAFDSAVADGCDVVSLSVGGVVVPYYLDAIAIGAFGASDAGVFVSASAGNGGPGGLTVTNVAPWVTTVGAGTIDRDFPADVKLGNGRTIPGMSVYSGPGLAAGRMYPLVYADSEGSDGYSSSLCLEGSLSQDLVKGKIVVCDRGINSRAAKGDVVRKAGGVGMILANGVFDGEGLVADCHVLPATAVGAATGDEIRRYITAASKSKSPPTATIVFKGTRIRVRPAPVVASFSARGPNPQAPEILKPDVIAPGLNILAAWPDKIGPSGVASDKRNTEFNILSGTSMACPHVSGLAALLKAAHPDWSPAAIRSALMTTAYTVDNRGETMLDESSGNTSTVMDFGAGHVHPQKAMDPGLVYDITSYDYVNFLCNYNYTTKNIQTVTRKLANCNGAKRAGHAGNLNYPSLSVVFQQYGKHKMNTHFIRTVTNVGGPKSVYQVRISPPAGTTVTVEPERLAFRRVGQKLNFLVRVHALAVKLSPGSTSVTSGSIVWSDGKHTVTSPLVVTMQQPL; encoded by the coding sequence atggctttctctctcctccatcttctcctctctctcatCATCTCTGTCTCCTCCCTATCTAACTTctcagcttcttcttcttctcctgaaAATAATAATCAGAATGATGGTGGAAAAACCTTCATTGTTCAAGTCCAACCAGACTCCAAACCCTCCATTTTCCCAACCCACCATGACTGGTACTCCTCCTCCCTTTcctccctctcctcctcctcctcctcccaacCCCCAACTATTCTCCACACTTACTCTACCGTCTTCCACGGCTTCTCAGCCAAGCTCTCCCCTTCCCAAGCCGACCAACTCCAGTCCCTCAGCCACGTCATCAGTCTCATTCCAGAGCAAGTCCGCCACATCCACACCACCCGCTCCCCTGAATTCCTCGGCCTCCGAACCACGGACCCGGCAGGACTTCTCAAGGAGTCCGACTTTGGGTCCGACCTCGTCATCGGAGTCATCGACACCGGAATCTGGCCAGAACGCCAGTCCTTCCACGACCGAGAACTGGGTCCCATCCCCACCAAATGGAAAGGCAGCTGCGTCGCCGGGAAGGACTTTGCGGCGAACCTTTGCAACCGCAAGCTCATCGGTGCCCGTTTCTTCTCCGCCGGCTTCGAATCCACTAACGGCAAGATGAATGAGACCACGGAGTACCGCTCCCCCAGAGACTCCGACGGCCACGGGACTCACACTGCCTCGATCGCCGCCGGACGGTACGTTTTCCCGGCGTCTACTCTCGGGTACGCCAAGGGAGTCGCAGCCGGCATGGCTCCCAAGGCACGGCTCGCCGCGTACAAGGTCTGCTGGAGCGCTGGCTGCTACGACTCCGACATCCTCGCCGCCTTCGACTCCGCTGTCGCCGACGGCTGCGACGTCGTGTCCCTCAGTGTAGGTGGCGTCGTCGTCCCGTACTACCTCGACGCCATAGCCATTGGCGCGTTCGGAGCCTCTGACGCCGGTGTCTTCGTGTCCGCGTCCGCCGGTAACGGCGGTCCGGGAGGGCTCACTGTCACCAATGTGGCTCCATGGGTGACAACCGTCGGCGCGGGAACTATTGATCGGGACTTCCCGGCCGATGTGAAGCTCGGAAACGGAAGAACAATCCCGGGCATGAGTGTATATTCCGGGCCGGGTCTCGCAGCTGGTCGGATGTACCCTCTGGTTTACGCTGATAGCGAAGGCAGCGACGGTTACTCCTCGTCCTTGTGTCTAGAAGGTTCTTTGAGTCAAGATTTGGTCAAAGGAAAGATCGTCGTATGCGACCGTGGCATTAATTCAAGAGCTGCGAAAGGCGATGTTGTGAGGAAAGCTGGAGGGGTTGGAATGATACTCGCCAATGGGGTTTTCGACGGTGAAGGACTTGTAGCAGACTGCCACGTGTTACCCGCCACCGCGGTTGGTGCCGCCACCGGAGACGAAATCAGAAGGTACATCACAGCTGCATCCAAGTCCAAATCGCCACCTACGGCTACAATTGTGTTTAAAGGGACCAGAATTCGGGTGCGTCCCGCTCCTGTCGTGGCTTCATTTTCTGCCCGCGGGCCGAACCCGCAAGCACCAGAGATATTGAAGCCGGACGTGATTGCGCCCGGGTTGAATATACTGGCAGCTTGGCCGGACAAGATTGGACCTTCCGGTGTTGCTTCGGATAAGAGAAATACGGAGTTTAACATACTCTCTGGGACATCAATGGCTTGTCCACACGTGTCTGGATTGGCTGCTTTGCTGAAAGCAGCCCATCCAGACTGGAGTCCAGCTGCTATTAGGTCTGCCCTGATGACCACGGCTTACACCGTGGACAACAGGGGCGAGACCATGCTGGACGAGTCCAGTGGCAATACATCAACAGTCATGGACTTTGGGGCAGGCCATGTTCATCCCCAAAAGGCAATGGACCCTGGATTGGTCTATGACATTACTTCTTATGATTATGTGAATTTCTTGTGCAACTACAATTATACCACTAAGAACATACAAACGGTCACTAGGAAGCTTGCAAATTGCAATGGGGCAAAGAGGGCTGGACATGCTGGGAACCTCAATTACCCTTCATTGTCTGTGGTGTTTCAGCAGTacgggaagcataagatgaataCGCATTTTATCCGGACCGTCACGAACGTGGGCGGCCCCAAGTCTGTCTATCAGGTGAGGATCAGTCCGCCGGCGGGGACGACAGTGACGGTGGAGCCGGAGAGGCTCGCGTTTAGGAGGGTTGGGCAGAAGTTGAATTTTCTTGTGAGGGTTCATGCTTTGGCAGTGAAGCTATCTCCTGGTAGCACTAGTGTGACGAGTGGTTCTATAGTTTGGTCAGATGGGAAGCACACCGTGACAAGTCCTCTGGTTGTGACAATGCAACAACCTCTCTAA